A single window of Zea mays cultivar B73 chromosome 10, Zm-B73-REFERENCE-NAM-5.0, whole genome shotgun sequence DNA harbors:
- the LOC100276400 gene encoding uncharacterized protein LOC100276400 yields the protein MPGVITKFAVTSMVMWMAPVAIVYGFYYQAFPGVSRMSSSAQTLASGFLAVISVNLVIGLYIFMAMKETRHQEPQPDPTFLANAKASINQPTSSQPSDDSKGKGKVE from the exons ATGCCAGGAGTGATCACAAAGTTCGCGGTTACATCCATGGTGATGTGGATGGCCCCGGTTGCGATCGTTTATGGGTTCTACTACCAGGCGTTTCCAG GTGTGAGTCGGATGTCATCCTCGGCGCAGACACTCGCCAGCGGGTTCCTGGCTGTCATATCGGTTAATCTGGTGATCGGCTTGTACATATTCATGGCGATGAAGGAGACTCGACACCAGGAGCCACAGCCAGACCCGACCTTCCTGGCAAACGCCAAAGCGAGTATCAACCAGCCAACATCCTCTCAACCGAGTGATGATTCCAAGGGGAAGGGAAAGGTTGAGTAA